One Pukyongiella litopenaei genomic window, GGCGCGCCTCCTCGGGGTCGTAGGCATAGGCCTCCGCGTCCGAAACGCAGCCGAACATGCCGGGATGGCAGACCACGTCGGTCAATTCAGAACCTTTGCTCAGCAGGTTGTCGACGATGGCCTCGCGGTTGATCGCATGGGCGATGGCCTGCCGTACCCGGATGTCGGTCAGCGGATGCGGACCCTTCATTCCGTTCGGCTCCAGCACCAGGAACTGGGTGCGCATGGTGCCGACCGGCCGGAAGGTGAGGTTCGGCATCTGGTCCATCTGCTTGGCCTGGTCGAAGTCCACGTCCCATGCCATGTCGGCGGTCCCGCCCATCAGCTCGGCCACGCGCAGCTGCGCGTCTTTCAGCGTCCGTAGCACCACCGTACCGATCGTCGCCTTCGGCTTCACGCCGTCGAAATAGCCGTCCCATTTCTCCAGCGTGTACTGCTTGCCCGCCTCGAACGAGACCACCTTATATGGCCCGGTACCGACCGGCTCGGTCGCCATGCCTTCCTTGCCGACCGCAGCGCCATATTCGTTGGGGTAGATCGGCACCCCGATCGCCAGATAGGCCAGGGCGGCGGCGAAGGGCTTCTTCAGGAAAATCGAAACGGTGTAATCGTCGATCTTCTCTGCGCGGTCGATCCAGGCCACCATCTGTTGGTTGATCACCGGGTTGTCCTTGTCGGTGACCATGTCCACTGTGTAGACCACGTCGTCCGCATTGAACGGCTCGCCATTGTGGAAGGTGACGTCCTTGCGCAGGGTAAAGCGCAGCTCGGTCGGGCTGATCCATTCCCAGGTCGCGGCCAACAGGGGCTCGAACTCTCCGGTTTCGGTGTTGGTGTAAATCAGCGTGTCCCAGACGTTGACGCCAAGCGTCAGGCCCGACGACTCTAGCACGTTGTAGAAATCCAGGGTCTGGGGATCCCGGCGCCATACGAAATTCAGCGTGTCATCGTCTTTGCCCGCATCTGCCGGCGCCGGAGCGACGGAAAGGCAGCAGACTCCAAGTAGCGCGCCAGTCAGCAAGGATCGTAGGTTCATGTCGTTTCGGCTCCTTGTTGGTAGTTTCTGCGGGCGCGCCCTTTGGCGCGCCGTCTCGGGCCGGCGTCCGGCCGGCTCGTGTTCATGAGGTCATAGTCCCGGCCTCGCAGCCATTATGTCCAACGTGATTTCTGCGGCATAAGGATTAGAAAACATTATAGGCCGGGTCCCGAGCTGTTCACTCCCGCCAAAAGCGCGTCGGCCACCGCGGTCATGACCGGGTTCGGGCGCGATGCAAGTTCGGCCACCAGCGAGAAATGATCCTGCCCCGGCAGGATGAGTTCAAGGGGATCGGCGCCTTGACGTCGCAACACCTCTGCCATGCGGCGCTGCTGATCACGGAATTCGCCCGTTTCCCGCTCGCCTACTACCAACACGAATGGACAGTCCAGCCGGTCCTCGCCCGATATCGGGCTCAGGTCACGCGCCGTCTCCGGGTCGAGGCCAAGGGCCATGTTCATGAAAGAACGCCGAACCGGCTCAAGATCATAGAATCCGCCGACCGAGGCGACCACGCGGATCGCCCGCCGCAAACCGGGGTCGAGTTCGGAAGCCCGCGCGTGGATCATCGCCGCCAGATGCCCGCCCGCCGAATGCCCAATCATCCCGATCCGGTCGGGATCGAGCCCGAGCCTGTCCGCGTCGCGCCGCATCTCGGCCAGACAGGCCCTGACACGTCCGACGATGCCGCCGATGGTCACCTCCGGAACTAGCGGATAATTCACCGCCGCCACCGCGATGCCCCTATCCAGCAGGGGCGGCGCGATCATGCTGAACAGTGATTTGTCCAGCCGCTGCCAGCTCCCTGGGTGAAGATAGAGGCAGAAGGGCACGGGCCCCGCATCCCCCGAAGGCAGGAACAGGTCGTACCGTTCCAGCGAATGCGGGCCATAGGCCAGATCGCACTGCGATGCCGGCCAGGCCCTGCGGAAGACAGCGCTTTCGCTTTCCCAGAAGGCGAAGTCGCGCCCGTAATTCGGGCACCTTTCGCGCAGGTTGAAATCGTAGTCGAGCCGGGCCCGCTCCGCCGCCGCGCCCATACCATCTCCCGCCATCCGGTCAGGCCGTTTCCACAGCCGCGCCGGTCTCGCTCTTCACGAAGTCCTGCAGGCGCGGCAAAACCTCGGCCGCGAAAAGCCGCAGGCTGTCCGACGTGTCGGCATGGTTCAGCGGCCCGCCCTGCATCATCGCCGTCAGATGCCCGAAGCCGCCGCAATAGCGGTAGAACTCCACGATCTGCTCGTAAACCTGATCCGGCGTTCCGCCAAAACCCACGCCCGGGTCGATCAGATCGCGCGGATCGCAGACCACAGGATTCACCGCCGGCCCGTTGCGCCCCGGAATGTTGGTGAACATCGACCCCTTGGGCGGGGTGCGCAGCGCCTTGGCGACCATCTCGGCGGGGCGATAGCCTGCCGGGCTGCCGAAATGCTCGGGCGACAGGCTCGACGCCCAGGCATAGCGCCGCACCTGCCCCAAACGGGCCAAACCTTCCTCTTCGGTATGGCCAACTGCCACCTGCGCCATATAGGAAAACCGGTCGTTCCCGGGTTCGGGCCGCCCCAGCTCGGCGCAGCGTTTGCGGTAGGTCTCGAAGATCTGCTTGGCGATCACCGCCGACAGCGTGGCGGCAACGACATAGCCGTGATCTGCGACCTCAATCGCCGAGGCGGGCGAGAAACAGGTCATCCAGACCGGCGGATGGGGCTGCTGGACCGGGCGCGGCCAAAGGTTGACCTGCCGGTAATGAAAGTGCTCGCCTTCGAAGTTGAACGGCGCATCGTGCCGCGTCATCGCGGCAAGGATCAGGTCATGCGCCTCCCAGAACCGCGCGTAAAGTTCCGCCGGGCTGCTGTTGGTCGGCCCGAGTTCGACTCCCCCGCCTTTCACCAGCCCCATTTCCAACCGCCCGCCCGATACCACGTCGGCATAGGCCAGTTCCTCGGCCACCAGCAGCGGATCGTGGCGCATGCCAAGCGGTATCCCCAGCACCAGAAGCCGTGCTCGGCTGGTCTCGCGCGCGAGGATCGCCAGCGGCAGCGAGCCCGACACGTTCAAGCTGGTGGCTGTGGCGTGGTGCTCGTTCACCATGATGTCGAGGCCGATCTCGTCGGCCAGCGCCCATTCGTCCAGCCGTTCGTTCATTAGCCGCGAGGCTTCCATCGGGTCGAGATACTTGCCCGGCATCACGTTGCGGATCGGCATGGTGTCGGCGTGTTTCCAGGCCGGCGTATAGGGAGATTCGGTAAAGTGATAGACTCTCATCGCGGGGCACTCCCCTCTGTGCTTCGGCAATCGTTCAGGAAATCGTCGATGACCAAGGCCACCGCCACCGGATCCTCAACATGCGGCTGGTGTCCGGCGCCCGAAACCAGCGCCAGGTGCGCGTTTGGCAAGCCCTCGGCAAGGGCGCGGTGGACGGCTTCGGCGACGAACCGGTCCTCGGCGCCCCGGATCACCAGCGTCCGCGTGCGGATCCGCCCGAGCCAGCGGGCCAGCACCGGATTGTGCAGGAAGGGTTTCCAGGCATAGCGCGAAAGGTTCTCTTCGAACCGGGCAAGTTCCAGCAGTTCCTCGTCGCTGCGCCCGGCTGGATCGTCGCTCTGGAACTCGGCCCGCGCGAACTGCAGCGCGCGCCGGTCCGTCCGCGGCATCGCCCAGATATCCGCGATGGGCCGGTCCATCGGCGCGCCGACCCGCAGGCCCAGCGGGTTGATCAGCACCATGGCCGAGAACAGCCCGGGGTCGCGCAGCGCCATCTCGGCAGCGATCCAGCCACCCACCGAGGCCGCCACCACCGGCCGTCCGCGTAGCCCCAACTCGTCGACCAGGTCGAGGTAGAAATACACCAGGTCGTCGATACGCCTGAACTCCGCCGGCCGCGGCAACCGCCCAAGCCCCGGATGCCCCGGCGCGAACACCGTGTGATCCCGCGCCAACCGTTCGAGGAAAGACCGGGAATCGTAGACCGGCGAAGGACCGGAATGCAGGAACAGCAGCTCTCCGCCCTGTCCGGCCCGGCAAAGATCGACCTCCCGGCCGGCCAGCGATACCGTTTCGCGCCGGATCGGGGTGGTTTCCTTCAGGGTTTCCGTCATTCTGCTACTCCATTCGATCCGGTCACGCGCCAACTGCGAGATGCGGGAAGCGCGCCCGGATCGCTTCAAATGTCCCGAAGACCTCGGCCGCCGGGTCCGCGCCTTCGCGGCCCTCGCCGATCGCGGCGAAAATCTCGCGCTTGACCCAGTGCCGCCACGGCACCGCGGTCTGCCGCAGCACCTCAGTCAGGGCGGCATAGCGTTCCGGATTCCAGGTCGACTCGAAAGCGCGTTGCGCCGCGTTGTGCGAAACGACGCCTTCCGGCCTGGTCCGTCCCGCGCGCTCAGTCGTCGTCGCGGCCGCATCGACAGCCCCTTCGGCGTCGAGCACCACGCCGTATTGCGTCCTGGCGGCATCGGCGCTCAAAAGCCGGTCGGCGACGTCGCGGCGGACCCGCTCGGGGTCACGCTCGAACGGATCGCCCCAGCCGCCGCCGCCCGGACCGCGCAAACGTAGGACATCGCCCGGATCGAGATGGACGATGTCGGAATTGGCCAGCTCGATCTCGGTTCCATCGGGCCGAATTCGCGAAAAGGTCGACACCGCACCCGCGGCACCTCCGGCCAGCCCCCAGGCAGCAAAACGCGAATGATCCCGGTTGCGCGCCGTCACCATGGTCTGCGGCGCCAGCACCTCGAAGGCCATCTCCATTCCCACGCCGCCACGATACCGTCCCGGCCCGCCGCTGCCCGGCACCAGCCCGTAGCGCAGGAAACGCACCGGCAGTTCGGTCTCGGAAAACTCAAGCGGCGTGTTCTTCAGAAACCCCGAAACCGAGCCCGAGCCGTCGTCGCCGTCGCCCGCCCGCGATCCCCCGGCGCCACCGCCCACCGGCCCCACCGAGGCCATCACCGTGCGCCCGTCGGCCCCGGCGCTGCGAACGTTGACCAGCGACTGACTGCCCGCAGGGGCCGCGCACATGCGATCGGGCAAAGCGCGGGCGAAGGCGCCCAGCGTCACTACCTGCACGTGCTTGCAGATCAGGCTGCGCATGCCCACCGCCGCCGGGAAGGTGGCGTTGACCACGGTGCCTTCCGGCAGGATCGCCCGCGCCACTTTCAGCGCGCCCGCGTTCAGCAGCAGGTTCCGGTCCAGCGAGTACAGCACATAGCCCAGCCCGGTCATGGCCAGCGCATGACGCTCGCGCCCGGCCGTCGGCATGTTGAGCGAGGAGGACAATTGCGGATCGCTGCCGGTGAAATCCATCTCCAGCGTGTCGCCGCGCACCTTCAGCGTCAGCGCAACCCGGCAGGGATCGCCGCCCGGCGCGTCCTCGTCGGCGAATTCGGTATGGAAATAGTCGCCGTCCGGAATGGCCGCCACGATGGCGCGAGCCTGTTCGTGAGCATAGTCCAGGATACCCTCGACCGAGCGCCCGAAGGCCTCGGCCCCCATCCGCTCGGCTAGGTCCAGCACCTTGCGCGCGCCGACGTTGACCGAAGCGATCTGTGCCAGCAGGTCGCCCCGGTTCTGCGAGGGGACACGGACGTTGTTCTCGATGATCCGCAACAACTCGGTGTTCAGTTCGCCGTCGCGCATCAGGCGGGTCGGCGGAACGCGGATGCCTTCCTGCTGGATCTCGGTCAGCGTCCGCGACAGGCTCGCCGGGACCGCGCCTCCGACATCTGTGTTGTGGATATGCCCGGCGGCAAAGCAGATCAGATCGCCGTCAAGGAAGACCGGCTTCCAGATGTGGAAATCGGGTGTATGGGTCGCCACCCCTCCGGCATACGGGTCATTGGTAATCCAGATGTCGCCGTCCCGGTATCCTCCCGGCTGGTCGATCACAGGGCCGTAATCCAGCCCAATGAACCAGGTCGCCCCGAAGCCGCGGGGCGAGGCGAAGGTCAGCCCCTGCGGCGTTAGCAGCCCGCAGGAGAAATCCTCGGTCTCTTTGACGAAGGTGGAATGCGCCGTGCGCATCAGCGTGTAGCCCATCGCATCGGCAGCCGCGGTGCAATAGTTGGAAAAGACCTGAAGTTCGGTTCTGTCGGTCACGGCGGGCCTCATTGGATCGAAATGCGCAGGTTGGACAGACCGTCCACCGCGACGGAACAGTCCGGCGGCACCACCGTCGTGGTGTCGTCCTGCATGACGACGGCTGGCCCTTCGAACTGGGCCCCGGCCCGCAGGTCGACACGGCGATAAAACGCCGCCTCGCGGAAGGCCCCATCGAGCCAGACGCGCGCCTGTCCCGCGGGTTGCGGGCAATAGGCCTTCGGTGCGACCTCGGGCAAATCCGGCTTCGGGGTCCCGCCGCGGATGACCAACCGCAGGTTGATCACCTGCACCGCCGCTTCCGGATCGCTGTGGCCGAAAAGCCGTTCGTGCTCGCGATGAAACAGTGCCGCGATCCCGGCGGCATCTCCCTCGGCCAGCGCCCGACCCGGGATCTCGGTGCCGATCTCGAAGGACTGGCCCGCATAGCGCATATCGGCGAAACAGGCGATCGCGGCATCGCCTTCGAACCCCTGCTCGCCGAACAGCCATTCATGCGCCTTGTCCTCCAGCTCGGCCAGACCCGCCCGCATGGCGGCCAGCGTGCTGTCGTCGAGCGCGGTGTAGAAGCTGGCGATGAAGTCGCCGCGCAGATCGGCGACGATGCCGCCAAGCGCGCTCAGCACGCCCGGATGCGGCGGTACCAGCACCTCCTTCATGCGCAGCGCGCGGGCGAGGAACGCCGCCATCATCGGACCGGCCCCGCCGAAGGCCAGCATGGTGTACTCGGTCGGATTGATGCCAAAGCGCGAGATCACCGCACTGGTGCCGGCATACATGCTCGACACGGATATGTCGCGGATCGCCTCGGCGGTCTGCTCGACGCTCAGCCCCACCGCCTCGCCCAGCGGCGCGATGGCGGCTCTTGCCGCCTCGGTGTCGACCGACACGGCGTTGTACCCAAGCTGTCCCGCCCCCAGCAGACCGGCGGCGACGAAACTGTCGGTGATGGTCGGGCGGGTACCGCCCCGTCCATAGCAGACCGGCCCCGGGGTGGACCCGGCGCTTTCGGGGCCGACCTTCAGCACCCCTTGCGCGTCGAGCCAGGCAATGGAGCCGCCGCCGTCACCGATGGAAGCGACCGAGACCGAAGGCACATGGATCTGGAAATCGCCGATTACCTCGCCAATGCCGTATTGCGGCTCGCCGTCGCGGATCAGAGCCACATCCGCCGACGTGCCGCCAATGTCGAGGCTGATCACCTTATCCACCCTGGCGGCCCGCGCCAGGAAGGCTGCGCCGATCACCCCGGAGGCGGTGCCCGACAGCACCATCTGCACGCATTCGTCCTTGCCCTGCTCCGCGGTCATCACACCGCCGTTCGACCGGGTGACCAGCAGCTCGGGGCCGACGCCCACCGATTTCAGCGCCGCCTGCATTGAGGTCAGGTAATGGGCCACACGCGGCTGTACATAGCCGTTGATTACCGCAGTGGTGGTGCGTTCGTACTCGCGGATGATCGGCCAGACCTCGTGCGACAGGAACACCGGCAGCGCACAGCCCGCGGCAACCAGCGCCTCGCGCACCGCACGTTCGTGCGCCCCGCTGGTGTGGCTGTGCAACAGGCTGACCACGATGCCTTCGCAACCGGCGGCAAGTGCCGCGTCCAGCGCCGCGGCGACCGAGCCGGAATCGACCGGCGCGATCTCTTTGCCCGAAGCGTCCAGCCGTTCCACGACGCCATGGACATTGGCGCGCGCCACCAGCGGTTCGGGCCGCGTCGAGAAAAGATCGTACATGTCAGGGCTCTTCAGCCGGGCAAGCTCCAGCACGTCCTCGAAGCCGTCGGTGGTCAGCAGCGCCAGCTTCAGACCCGA contains:
- a CDS encoding LLM class flavin-dependent oxidoreductase; the protein is MRVYHFTESPYTPAWKHADTMPIRNVMPGKYLDPMEASRLMNERLDEWALADEIGLDIMVNEHHATATSLNVSGSLPLAILARETSRARLLVLGIPLGMRHDPLLVAEELAYADVVSGGRLEMGLVKGGGVELGPTNSSPAELYARFWEAHDLILAAMTRHDAPFNFEGEHFHYRQVNLWPRPVQQPHPPVWMTCFSPASAIEVADHGYVVAATLSAVIAKQIFETYRKRCAELGRPEPGNDRFSYMAQVAVGHTEEEGLARLGQVRRYAWASSLSPEHFGSPAGYRPAEMVAKALRTPPKGSMFTNIPGRNGPAVNPVVCDPRDLIDPGVGFGGTPDQVYEQIVEFYRYCGGFGHLTAMMQGGPLNHADTSDSLRLFAAEVLPRLQDFVKSETGAAVETA
- a CDS encoding alpha/beta hydrolase codes for the protein MGAAAERARLDYDFNLRERCPNYGRDFAFWESESAVFRRAWPASQCDLAYGPHSLERYDLFLPSGDAGPVPFCLYLHPGSWQRLDKSLFSMIAPPLLDRGIAVAAVNYPLVPEVTIGGIVGRVRACLAEMRRDADRLGLDPDRIGMIGHSAGGHLAAMIHARASELDPGLRRAIRVVASVGGFYDLEPVRRSFMNMALGLDPETARDLSPISGEDRLDCPFVLVVGERETGEFRDQQRRMAEVLRRQGADPLELILPGQDHFSLVAELASRPNPVMTAVADALLAGVNSSGPGL
- a CDS encoding ABC transporter substrate-binding protein, whose translation is MNLRSLLTGALLGVCCLSVAPAPADAGKDDDTLNFVWRRDPQTLDFYNVLESSGLTLGVNVWDTLIYTNTETGEFEPLLAATWEWISPTELRFTLRKDVTFHNGEPFNADDVVYTVDMVTDKDNPVINQQMVAWIDRAEKIDDYTVSIFLKKPFAAALAYLAIGVPIYPNEYGAAVGKEGMATEPVGTGPYKVVSFEAGKQYTLEKWDGYFDGVKPKATIGTVVLRTLKDAQLRVAELMGGTADMAWDVDFDQAKQMDQMPNLTFRPVGTMRTQFLVLEPNGMKGPHPLTDIRVRQAIAHAINREAIVDNLLSKGSELTDVVCHPGMFGCVSDAEAYAYDPEEARRLLAEAGFADGFTVEMWETSSHTISEAIAGDLRNVGITANLHTVTWPAMYDAWTSGESLIAQSSTTHWSIKDVSITMSAYFGGNPQDIARDEELHALIDQANESIDPEERKAIYSQALARITENVYWVPLWNLSNNYVLNSDLDFTGAFDEIIRFNEASWK
- a CDS encoding hydantoinase/oxoprolinase family protein yields the protein MGYRVGVDIGGSFTDFAVLDEATGRFDALKVFSRPDAPGAEILAGLAELDARYGVKPEEIAHFTHGTTVGVNTVIQRSGLKLALLTTDGFEDVLELARLKSPDMYDLFSTRPEPLVARANVHGVVERLDASGKEIAPVDSGSVAAALDAALAAGCEGIVVSLLHSHTSGAHERAVREALVAAGCALPVFLSHEVWPIIREYERTTTAVINGYVQPRVAHYLTSMQAALKSVGVGPELLVTRSNGGVMTAEQGKDECVQMVLSGTASGVIGAAFLARAARVDKVISLDIGGTSADVALIRDGEPQYGIGEVIGDFQIHVPSVSVASIGDGGGSIAWLDAQGVLKVGPESAGSTPGPVCYGRGGTRPTITDSFVAAGLLGAGQLGYNAVSVDTEAARAAIAPLGEAVGLSVEQTAEAIRDISVSSMYAGTSAVISRFGINPTEYTMLAFGGAGPMMAAFLARALRMKEVLVPPHPGVLSALGGIVADLRGDFIASFYTALDDSTLAAMRAGLAELEDKAHEWLFGEQGFEGDAAIACFADMRYAGQSFEIGTEIPGRALAEGDAAGIAALFHREHERLFGHSDPEAAVQVINLRLVIRGGTPKPDLPEVAPKAYCPQPAGQARVWLDGAFREAAFYRRVDLRAGAQFEGPAVVMQDDTTTVVPPDCSVAVDGLSNLRISIQ
- a CDS encoding hydantoinase B/oxoprolinase family protein, whose product is MRPAVTDRTELQVFSNYCTAAADAMGYTLMRTAHSTFVKETEDFSCGLLTPQGLTFASPRGFGATWFIGLDYGPVIDQPGGYRDGDIWITNDPYAGGVATHTPDFHIWKPVFLDGDLICFAAGHIHNTDVGGAVPASLSRTLTEIQQEGIRVPPTRLMRDGELNTELLRIIENNVRVPSQNRGDLLAQIASVNVGARKVLDLAERMGAEAFGRSVEGILDYAHEQARAIVAAIPDGDYFHTEFADEDAPGGDPCRVALTLKVRGDTLEMDFTGSDPQLSSSLNMPTAGRERHALAMTGLGYVLYSLDRNLLLNAGALKVARAILPEGTVVNATFPAAVGMRSLICKHVQVVTLGAFARALPDRMCAAPAGSQSLVNVRSAGADGRTVMASVGPVGGGAGGSRAGDGDDGSGSVSGFLKNTPLEFSETELPVRFLRYGLVPGSGGPGRYRGGVGMEMAFEVLAPQTMVTARNRDHSRFAAWGLAGGAAGAVSTFSRIRPDGTEIELANSDIVHLDPGDVLRLRGPGGGGWGDPFERDPERVRRDVADRLLSADAARTQYGVVLDAEGAVDAAATTTERAGRTRPEGVVSHNAAQRAFESTWNPERYAALTEVLRQTAVPWRHWVKREIFAAIGEGREGADPAAEVFGTFEAIRARFPHLAVGA
- a CDS encoding alpha/beta fold hydrolase produces the protein MTETLKETTPIRRETVSLAGREVDLCRAGQGGELLFLHSGPSPVYDSRSFLERLARDHTVFAPGHPGLGRLPRPAEFRRIDDLVYFYLDLVDELGLRGRPVVAASVGGWIAAEMALRDPGLFSAMVLINPLGLRVGAPMDRPIADIWAMPRTDRRALQFARAEFQSDDPAGRSDEELLELARFEENLSRYAWKPFLHNPVLARWLGRIRTRTLVIRGAEDRFVAEAVHRALAEGLPNAHLALVSGAGHQPHVEDPVAVALVIDDFLNDCRSTEGSAPR